One window of Trichoderma breve strain T069 chromosome 3, whole genome shotgun sequence genomic DNA carries:
- a CDS encoding WD domain, g-beta repeat domain-containing protein — protein sequence MASTPMDLDLPASSNGSPALSISRNLAASAPVSNLSDVVSSFRPTKLLRRDDIKDGRPQPRVLSIDYDDDGELLMTSASDETIQIYNVREGRHDKSLLSKKYGVKLAKFTHTRSSIIYASTKQNHAIRYLATHDNSFIRYFEGHDAAVTALAVHPGSDNFISCSQDNTVRLWDTQTKHWQGQLFLRSPYLAAYDPSGTVFAVACPSSGSVLLYDVRNYDKAPFTTIDIVEQCRGVDSQCLVKGWTKLEFSNDGKTILVGTKGRGHFLLDAFQGNLKAYLRRPAGGTRRLAPGENIAANGAAPAPTDPGAFESSGDCCFAPDGRYVLSGGAKQDVLVWDTLKQPAENKVLDPTWTLPDKREAAVLAFNPRFNFFATADQDLVLWLPDPHA from the exons ATGGCTTCCACGCCCATGGACCTCGATCTTCCCGCCAGCTCAAACggctctccagctctcagTATCTCGAGGAATCTGGCCGCCAGCGCGCCCGTGTCAAATCTCAGCGACGTTGTGTCTAGCTTTCGCCCGACAAAG CTTCTACGTCGCGATGATATCAAAGATGGACGGCCTCAGCCTCGGGTGCTCTCAATTGACtacgatgacgatggcgagcTGCTCATGACCTCTGCTAGCGATGAGACAATCCAGATCTACAACGTCCGAGAGGGGCGCCATGACAAGAGCCTGCTTAGCAAGAAATACGGCGTCAAGCTGGCAAAGTTTACACATACGAGGTCTAGTATAATCTACGCCAGTACCAAACAGAACC ACGCCATTCGATACCTCGCTACTCACGACAACTCCTTCATTCGCTACTTTGAAGGCCACGACGCGGCAGTCACAGCACTTGCCGTACATCCCGGTAGCGACAACTTCATATCCTGCTCACAAGACAACACTGTCCGGCTTTGGGACACCCAGACGAAACATTGGCAGGGCCAGCTCTTCCTTCGATCGCCGTACCTTGCAGCCTATGATCCTTCCGGGACAGTCTTTGCTGTTGCGTGTCCCAGCAGCGGCTCTGTTCTATTGTACGACGTTAGAAACTACGACAAGGCGCCGTTTACCACCATCGATATCGTGGAGCAGTGCCGCGGAGTCGATTCTCAGTGTCTTGTCAAGGGGTGGACCAAGCTCGAGTTTTCCAACGATGGGAAAACTATCCTAGTGGGAACAAAGGGCCGAGGACACTTTCTTCTCGACGCTTTCCAGGGCAATCTGAAAGCCTATCTTCGACGGCCCGCAGGTGGGACGCGTCGGCTTGCTCCGGGCGAGAACATTGCCGCAAACGGCGCCGCCCCGGCTCCCACCGACCCCGGAGCATTCGAAAGCAGCGGCGACTGCTGTTTCGCACCGGATGGACGATATGTGCTCAGTGGTGGAGCTAAGCAGGACGTGCTGGTTTGGGATACACTGAAGCAGCCAGCAGAGAACAAGGTGTTGGACCCAACATGGACGCTGCCTGATAAGAGAGAGGCGGCGGTGCTGGCTTTCAACCCGCGGTTCAACTTTTTCGCGACAGCAGACCAAGATTTGGTTCTTTGGCTACCAGACCCTCACGCATAG
- a CDS encoding carboxylesterase family domain-containing protein, whose amino-acid sequence MLHSTTLASLLLVADLISAASHPQEPPTVHLSSGTILGNTCKRTPVKQFQGIPYAHPPVGHRRFMPPELFNGRYPNGHLDATKPPPACIQWGSAFDVTDTPLSEDCLYLDVYVPPHATSKSSLPVKAFAYGGGNDGGAITYPLYDSCNLAIDAIVVKFNYRLGPLGFLALPDAGIRGNMAIQDYLAALTWVKHNIKAFGGDSTKVMLFGQSAGADDTFVVSTLPEAKHLISAAVMESGGGQDVAPYKTATYTGQSFAKTLNCRSDDLCCLQSKSVKDLIKAHSQTPALLDPTTNGGLLATVLGIDLPNITSLDSSVLDGEIIKHQPLSVGSQVPIIIGQNELDSSLLTLPVYFSSSSNVLTESNYTDFLSQWGPSSSSISKAYPLSLFNTTGSTSFAVVAAITHITTVSGFNCPAYKALRAAKAPAYAYRFNRTLSYLAPFFGSTHTAELPFVFGNMDNQPFGNGTCSASKQDRSISASMIAAWTALAERGHPETKSVKWPRFDAHSNRGVYIQDTIAPAELDFTECEFWDQIWAAMGGVKFGPAV is encoded by the exons ATGCTTCACTCGACCACTCTGGCAAGTCTTTTGCTCGTCGCAGACCTCatctctgcagcttctcacCCCCAAGAGCCTCCCACCGTCCACCTCTCCTCAGGAACAATCCTAGGAAACACATGCAAACGCACTCCAGTCAAGCAATTTCAAGGCATTCCATACGCTCATCCACCCGTCGGCCATCGAAGGTTTATGCCCCCAGAACTATTCAACGGTCGATACCCAAACGGACATCTTGACGCGACAAAACCACCACCCGCATGTATCCAATGGGGATCCGCATTCGACGTAACAGACACTCCCCTATCAGAAGACTG TTTATATCTAGACGTCTACGTCCCTCCACACGCAACATCGAAATCATCTCTCCCCGTCAAAGCCTTCGCCTACGGCGGCGGTAACGACGGAGGAGCCATCACGTACCCCCTCTACGACTCCTGCAACCTAGCCATAGACGCCATCGTAGTCAAATTCAACTACCGATTAGGTCCTCTCGGCTTCCTAGCACTACCAGATGCCGGCATCAGGGGCAACATGGCCATCCAAGACTATCTTGCAGCTCTCACCTGGGTGAAACACAACATCAAAGCCTTCGGAGGTGATTCGACCAAAGTGATGCTCTTTGGCCAGAGTGCCGGCGCGGACGATACCTTTGTAGTCTCAACATTACCTGAGGCAAAGCATTTGATCTCTGCTGCGGTGATGGAGTCTGGAGGAGGTCAAGACGTAGCTCCTTACAAGACAGCCACGTATACGGGACAAAGTTTCGCAAAGACGCTCAACTGCCGTTCAGACGAT CTGTGCTGTTTACAATCCAAGTCTGTCAAAGACCTTATCAAGGCTCATTCCCAAACGCCAGCCCTCCTCGATCCAACCACCAACGGCGGCCTCCTCGCCACCGTCTTAGGTATCGACCTTCCCAACATCACATCTCTCGACTCCTCCGTTCTCGATGGTGAAATCATCAAGCATCAACCTCTATCAGTCGGCTCCCAAGTacccatcatcatcggtcAAA ACGAACTAGACAGCAGCCTCCTCACCCTCCCCGTCTacttctcctcctcatccaaCGTCCTCACAGAATCCAACTACACAGACTTCCTCTCCCAATGGggcccctcctcctcctccatctccaaagcaTACCCCCTAtccctcttcaacaccacagGCTCAACCTCcttcgccgtcgtcgccgcAATCACCCACATCACCACCGTCTCCGGCTTCAACTGTCCCGCCTACAAAGCCCTCCGCGCCGCCAAAGCACCAGCCTACGCCTACCGCTTCAACCGCACCCTCTCCT ATCTCGCCCCTTTCTTTGGAAGTACGCATACGGCTGAATTGccctttgtctttggaaACATGGATAACCAGCCTTTTGGCAATGGTACGTGCAGTGCATCGAAGCAGGATCGTAGTATAAGCGCTTCGATGATTGCTGCGTGGACGGCATTGGCCGAACGAGGGCATCCTGAGACGAAGAGTGTGAAATGGCCTCGCTTTGATGCCCACTCAAACCGAGGAGTGTACATTCAGGATACTATTGCACCAGCCGAGTTGGATTTCACAGAGTGCGAGTTTTGGGATCAAATTTGGGCGGCAATGGGCGGTGTCAAATTTGGCCCGGCAGTGTGA
- a CDS encoding phosphorylase superfamily domain-containing protein gives MSYESYTIAVICAMSFEMSAFRYMLDREHPRLQRKEEDSNTYVLGEVYGNNIVLACLPGNQGKGSAATVATNLARTFPAIKLRFLVGIGGGVPSTKHDIRLGDVVVSMPSGEYGGVVQYDLGKKTDYGFVLKGFLQPPPPLLRSAVETMRSDHLVSDNKIEEFISQMLQKGPRLSDYYQQPSTKSDILFTKGYSHEFNQPNCDRCDRERVVTRSVRQFPGPEIHYGLIASGDTVMRSSSTTAVSYLEDVLCFEMEAAGLMTEYSCLVIRGISDYADSHKNDKWQKYAAATAAACTKELLSYLQPNENVSAAATSSFPLLTRDDGPVVNNTSHFSGTGMQHSGAGTLSVGGDVNIG, from the coding sequence ATGTCCTACGAAAGCTACACTATTGCGGTGATATGCGCCATGAGCTTCGAAATGAGCGCCTTTCGTTACATGCTGGACCGGGAACACCCTCGCTtacagagaaaagaagaagactcgaACACCTACGTTTTGGGCGAAGTATACGGAAACAACATTGTGCTTGCATGTCTCCCTGGGAATCAAGGGAAAGGATCTGCGGCAACTGTTGCAACCAATTTGGCGCGAACATTTCCTGCTATAAAGTTAAGATTCCTCGTGGGAATAGGCGGAGGAGTACCGAGTACGAAGCATGACATTCGTCTAGGCGATGTGGTTGTGAGCATGCCCAGCGGGGAATATGGCGGCGTGGTGCAATATGATCtggggaagaagacagaCTACGGCTTCGTTCTCAAGGGGTTTCTGCAGCCTCCTCCGCCATTGTTACGGAGCGCAGTCGAGACAATGCGCTCTGATCATCTTGTTAGCGACAATAAAATCGAGGAATTCATCTCTCAGATGCTACAGAAAGGGCCGCGCCTATCCGACTACTATCAGCAACCTTCCACCAAGAGCGACATCTTGTTTACGAAAGGGTATTCTCACGAGTTTAACCAACCCAATTGTGACCGATGCGACCGTGAGAGAGTTGTTACCAGAAGTGTCCGCCAGTTTCCTGGACCTGAGATACACTATGGACTGATTGCCTCCGGAGACACGGTCATGCGGAGTAGCAGTACCACTGCTGTGAGTTATCTAGAGGATGTGCTCTgcttcgagatggaggcggcggGATTGATGACAGAATATTCTTGTCTTGTTATCCGTGGCATCTCAGATTATGCGGATTCCCACAAGAATGATAAGTGGCAAAAGTACGCGGCTGCGACGGCGGCTGCTTGCACAAAGGAGCTGCTTTCATATCTACAACCCAATGAGAATGTGTCAGCGGCGGCAACTTCGTCTTTTCCGCTTTTGACAAGAGACGATGGGCCAGTAGTGAATAACACGTCTCATTTTTCTGGAACAGGTATGCAGCACTCGGGGGCGGGAACTTTGTCAGTTGGAGGCGACGTGAATATTGGCTGA